The Thunnus maccoyii chromosome 12, fThuMac1.1, whole genome shotgun sequence genomic interval ACCAGGAGCATGAGACCAACATGATGCAGCTGCTAAATACAACATACCTCACTGAGTAGTGTTACACTGTTGACTTGAAATATACAAATGTGACCAAGTGTAATAATTGCCCACTTGAGATTGGGCTGTGTAAATTGGGACATGTGTTGCAGAGCAGGCtgtataataaaatgttattttgtaacattgatgtgtttctttgttaTGAGTTTGGATTAAATGTGTCTTACAGATAAATGTGTATTTCAACACTTTTTCTCAAATTGAGGCAGATGTAGGATGTTAAAGTCTTTCTTCTCAACTTTGCAAATCACAGCCACATGTTTTACAGTTGGTTAGAGGAAGTTTGATATAAGGCGACTATTGGAAattcacatttgcatttttgatgttttggacaaacataaaataatagaaaGATGATAAAGAtgcattagaagatcccttcataatgcacataagtgatggggggcaaaatccacagtcctccctctgtgcaaaaatgtatttaaaactttatgtgaagctaatatgaagcttcaaccacccaaatgagtcaaatcaggTAGATTTctttcaacgttagtctttttagtgccaaaaaccctctttttgttactatacttccaccgcagctcaacagggaaacactgtctgaggaaacacaaagagggaattagatgctaaagagactgtaaatgtggcagatatccacttgatgtgactaactccgactgctgaagcctcacataTGCTTCAGATaatcttttaaatgtatttttgaacgAGTGACTATGGATCTTtaaatagccagtatgaacaagaggaattacagcgaggaaaacctctttcatatGGGCACCAGATTGTTGAACCTATCATTTAACATGCAAACGTAAAGAACATCAAATTAATAGTTATATTAACAAACGCTTACtcaaattttaaccaaaaaaatTACTTCAATGTGACAAAACTGATTAACTAATGCTCGATGTCAGATTTGACcccaaaaaagaaagataaggAAGGAAagataaggggaaaaaaaagagaaatcctgTTATCGCGAGACAAATAATTTACCCGCGAGAGTCCCAGTCCTCTTCCCGTGTATGAAACCCGCCATCTTGTCGCGCGGAGAAGGAGAACAGCAGCAGATATGGCTGACTACAGCAGCGTGGCTCCGCCGTCCTCTAACGCCGGTGGCGGCATGAACGACGCTTTTAAAGACGCTCTTCAGCGAGCACGACAGGTAAGACCACCGCTAGATCATCTAAAGATAGATCATAAAATAATTATCGCcagtgtgttattttttttcgAAAATCAGGTTAGTAAACAGTCGGTTTCAGCTCTCTGCCGTTAACCGCGGCATCACGgcaagctaagctaagctaaggaTGACCAACGTTACGCCACACTGAAACTCTAAAAACAGACGTGAAAACATGCAATCTTAACCGAAAAAACTTGTAGTGATTAATAAATCACGCACAGTCGTTATGAATGTAATAATTGTGTAGTTGAATCGTAATAACCACGATGTGAAAGTGGAAGTTGAAGCTTTCCTTTGTTGGTTCAAGACTTCCGGAGAGACGTTAGGCCGCAGCCAATGTGTTTCTCCAAGCAGATCAAACACGAGCTATGGAagaaataatctttaaaatgctgtttttttctacaATTGTGTGTTTCAGATCGCAGCGAAGATCGGTGGTGATGGCGTTGCGGCACCTCCAACTAATGAATTTGGCTACGGAGGCCAGAAAAGGCCCCTGGAGGACGCTGGTGGGTATTTTCCCATGCCTAACCTGAATATCGGTCAGTGGCTCAAATCGATTCAATGCAAGTCTTGTTAgtaggggtgtaacggtacacAAGATTCACGGTTCGGTATGTACCTCGGTTTTGtggaaaagtaaaacatttctctttgttgtaAGGAGTCAGGACACtggctgacagctgttttaggCTGATTTATGGTGTAACtgcatataaagtagttaaaactagctccacctccagcagctactaCAGTAACATGCTCCTTACACgttgatgcttcagtattaaaaatctaataatgtcatatacaataatatatcagtcagagggatcaaaccactacttttactttcaaacttttaactacatttttctctcagaaCTGATTTTCGGACACGCTGTTTGACcatgtcagaaatcaaatgtttttattgttgtcctgaatggcttcactcaaaggcagagagaaaatctgaccatcacagagaggggagggggacgaGGAgacatggttttgttttgctaTGGAGATAATGGCGCATATCTTAATAATATTGTTGGACTCggtcagtgttatgggtctctTATTTGTCATTCTGACGGCAGAGACGCTACAGGGTATCCAGACTACCTTGGCTAAGCCGTCTAGCATACATCAATGAGCATGCTACAGCCAAGAGGTGCGCTGTCAAAATGTTCCGGATGGAACTTGTTCTGGGGACTCCCTGAGAGGAACTATATACCTTTTTTAAGggcttttttctgtttgcattctCACCGCCAATAGGAACACTGATGTGACATAGGTTGGCCAACAGTTGTATAGCAAAGTCACTCTTGCACAAGATACAACAAGAAGATGCAGGACGCCATGATCGGAGTGCCATGATCggagctgtgtgtttgttctgtgtagTGGGTTTCATGATAACGTATCTGGAAAGGAAATGGAATTTAGACTATGTGGTGGTTTTACACTGGTTTTTAATTATGGCAGTTGCTGGTGGTGCATTGGCTCACGTGTACACTTGCGTCACTCAAGGTTCCTCTGGTGCTGGTAGAGTACCTACCCTGAAGTAGGAGCTAAAAAAGTCCCTCAAATCGGTGTTCTGAGAACTAATATCGTTCTCAGTTCCTGCAGTGCGGACACAATAAAAAGGGGGTAGTTCCTCCAACAGCTCTTAGGACTATGAAAGAGTTCCTCTGGTCCGAAAGTGCCTATTGTTCCGTGTGTTGCAATAggtggattattaaactattttgaaaagtaattgtttgggtcacggAGCATACCGAACTGAGGAAGGTCACGTACCGAACCGAACATCATGTGCTGAATGGTGCAGGAGGAATACACGTACTGTTACACCCCTACTTGTTAGTTATGCTTGCCTGTATGTTTTAGCAGCTACTAAATTGTATTTTACTAAAtagaactgtttttttaaaggacaggttcacatcttttcaagtctgtcctaaaacaacagtaagGTGCCTAAAAGAAATCTAATATGGAGCTTAAGTCGTcgaaatgagtcaaatcaagtagatatctttcaacgttgcagtctttttagtgccaaagtccctctttttgttactatacttccaccgcagctcaacagggaaacactggaaacacaaagagggaatttgatgctaaaaagactgtaaatgtggcagatatccacttgatatgactaactcagacttcTGAAGCCTTATATAAGCCTCAgataatgttttaaatgcatttttgaacaaagcggctgtgtggacacactgtggattttgccgcccatcacttacattgaaagcacatttaaatgggatcttttaataaccagtatgaactgaaggaatgattacagcgaggaaaacctctttctgtgttcatatgggcacctgactgttgttttaagacacacttgaaaaattgtgaatgtaTCCTTTAACATAGCTAAATTAAATTtacatgaatgtgtttttataagGTGCATTGTCACCGGTATGCCTTAACAATCTGTAAATTACTACTAACAtcagtcattcatttttatgttacTAATGTTTGCAGTTTTAGGTTATGGCATGTGTTTAGAGTTGGATGATATGTTCACTGTCTTCATAATTGTCTCAAATCAGTgcctgataatgaaaatataatcatATTTTGTGAATGAACATAATCATGGTGTGTAATGGGGCTTTTAGGAGTCGTCATACTAACTCAGCAGGTTGAgtcagtgtttgtttcagtttcaccTTACTATAACTCCTTGTACGTTTATTGTATTgtcattgaaatgaaaatgaaatccCACATTCTGTTTCAACACATATCAATGTACATTCAGCTGCCAGTCTAATAGGTACCCCTAGTGAAAAGAAACACTGTAATATTCAACAGCCCTGCAACAGATCttacctttttttaattaaaaatgtttatgagagagattttttaaattgtttttgcaCTATGCTGAGACGTGGTTATAATGTTAATTTGCCCTCGTGGATATAAACGTAGTGCACAAAAGATTAGACACACCTTGATATTGCGAAATACAAAAAAGTATCTCAAGCTACGGCCTCCAAAATGggcataaagttgaatcaacactcCTCCGGAAAGCCCTGCAGCAGTTCAGGTTTATTGCAGGACTGTTGCATTAGACACGTTGGTTCTAGCTTTATGTACTTAATAAACTGGCAACGAAGGGTGTATTCCAGCTGTGCATGTGTACTTGAATATTATTTAACACCGATGTCCCTTTGCCAATAAAATGTccatgttgtcattttcagatttctgaactgaaatgtgaagaaaCCTGTTAGTAATGTGATAGTAGGTATAATGACAGATACTCATACTGCTTATGTCATGTTGTCACAGATCAACCAGAGACAAAGAAAGTGGCCACAAATGATGGTAAGTGACCTGATGATGTAGCTGTAGGTAAATGTGTGGATGTCATTCTTTGTGATTCAGTACAGTGATTCACCTTAAATTAGTTGGTTTGGAAATTTGGTGCAGATCCGAGTCTTAACCGTCTTGATGTTATTCTTTTTCCCCTAACCTGccgccatttttttttctccagcctTTTCAGCAATGGGAGGAATGGGTGGTCCTCCAAGGTGAGATacttcagtttaattcaaacATGATTACCTTCAGCACTTGGCCCCGTATTTTAAAAACTCATGgagattttgttattttattttctcaggtCAGCATCAGAGGAATTCAAGGTTCCTGATGGAATGGTTGGATTCAGTAAGTTgtcataatataatatttaagtATATTACATATAAGAATATTATATAAGAGTATTTGGAagtaacaacttttttttctccttcctaGTTATTGGAAGAGGGGGTGAACAAATATCACGTCTGCAGCAGGAATCTGGGTGTAAAATACAGATCGCCCCTGGTAGGTTTATATTTGTTGCTGATATTGTGGATGTCAGTGATACTACTTCATGTAGGTGTTGGTTATTGTTGTAGAATTTGTATTAATTGCTCCTTTTTTACTGTGTTGTAGACAGCGGAGGAATGCCAGAGAGGTCGGTGACATTAACAGGACCACCAGAATCCATCCAGTAAGTTGTTTCTTCACATCTAAAACCCCCGTTCAGTGCAAATGTTAGTTTTACAAGCATGTGCAAAACAATCAGACATTTCACTGAGTTACACTGGTGAGAAGAGGCAGAGGAAAATCAGTGACTTGCCACTTATGTACCAGGAATTTGGGAATTCTTCCACTTGCAACAAAAAGTCGCCTCCTGCTGTGCTATAAATGGAACTTTTCTTCCATCAGGGCTGCAAAGAGGCTACTAACAGAGATTGTTGAGAAGGGACGACCAGCCCCAGCTTTCCACCACAACGACGGCCCAGGCATGACTGTTCAGGAGATTATGGTCCCTGCCTCTAAAGCCGGTCTTGTCATTGGGAAGGGAGGTGAAACCATCAAAAGCCTTCAGGTGAGTGTTCAGCCAGTATTTAAAAACCTGAACTTAAAAGCCAACAGATCAGTTGTACCGACTTGAAAACAGAGGACATTCGGTGCGTGCCGTTTACCGTTTGTGTTTTATTCCCTGAATGTGCAGGAAAGAGCCGGAGTGAAGATGGTCATGATCCAAGACGGACCCCAAAACACTGGAGCAGACAAACCACTCCGCATTTCAGGAGAGCCATTTAAAGTTCAGGTGGGTCATTGTGTTCAAATGAAATGGAACTACAAGTAGTATCGATATTGATTTGTCTCTGTGGATTCAGTCGAGTAGTGCTGTAATGAGATCTGTCCTCTTTTCTCCAGCAAGCCAAAGAGATGGTGATGGAGCTGATCAGAGACCAGGGCTTCAGGGAGCAGAGGGGAGAGTACGGTTCCAGGGtcggaggcggaggaggagatAGCTTAGATGTAAGTATTTTGTCACGTGTTTCGTTCATTAGTCAGGAGGCAAATGTTTCAAGCAGTGACTTCAATTTGTTTAATCATCCTTTAGGTTCCCGTCCCCCGGTTTGCAGTAGGAATCGTTATCGGCAGAAACGGAGAGATGATCAAGAAAATACAGAACGACACAGGCGTCAGGATCCAGTTTAAACCAGGTGAGTGATTTTAGACTGAGTAGTAATGCAAGAATCTGAGAAACAAGCATGGCCGATCTAATTTAGATGCAGTTAAAAAGTATGTACGGTCTATGATGAAAACTCATGCACCACGCTGAGAAGCTGATgtataaccctaaccctaaataATCTGAGACCTGAACACATACAAATACTTTGGAGTAACATTTACTACGACTTGAAATAGTAGAAAATGGTACGTTTGTTTAGAAATTGACACTCAAGTCATAATGTCACAATAGTATCTAATCAGCCGGTTTTCTCCCTCCAGATGATGGCAGCACACCTGACAGGATAGCACAGATCATGGGTCCTCCCGACCAGGCTCAGCACGCGGCGGAAATCATATCCGACCTGCTGAGGAGCGTCCAGGCTGGAGGGCCTCCGGGACACGGCGGTGGAAGAGGTCGTGGTCGTGGGCAGGGCAACTGGAACATGGGCCCCCCTGGTGGCCTGCAGGAGTTCACCTTCACCGTTCCAACCATGAAGACTGGCCTCATCATCGGAAAAGGCAAGTGGCAGCGGCAGTCTGACTATAATCAGAATTTAATTTTAGTAAAATGCTTTGATGTTCCAGGATCTCAAAAAAGTTCACTTGGTTTTCTGTTTAAGTGTTCAGACTCTTCAGTCGTCAGTCTGGTGTCTTTAGAGGTAAATGTGATGTCTGTTGGTGTTTAATGTTTGTGTCTGAACTCTTCAGGTGGTGAGACAATCAAGGGCATCAGTCAGCAGTCCGGGGCCAGGATCGAGCTACAGAGGAATCCTCCACCCAACGCTGATCCCAACATCAAAATGTTCACAGTCAGAGGCTCCCCACAGCAGATCGACTACGCCCGGCAACTGGTGGAGGAGAAAATCGGGGTGAGACACAGTAACTGATAATAAACCCACATGGAGAAGTTTGTTTCTCGTGATGTTTGTCTTAACAtgattatgtttgtttattcaggGTCCAGTCACTCCAATGGGCGGTCCGCATGGTCCCCCTGGTCCACACGGAGGTCCAGGCCCACACGGTCCTCCGGGACCACCAGGACCCCCCGGGGCTCCCATGGGTCCATACAACCCAGGACCATACAACCAGGGACCTCCAGGACCACAGTAAGTACACCTACATAGTAGTAGTTTTAAGGCATGGTCATAATAAACATcatctttaatattttgtgtcataACAGGAATATCGGTTgatttttaagttatttttctttcatcagtgGTCCTCCTGCGCCTTACCAGCCTCAGGGATGGGGCAACGGCTACCCACACTGGCAGCAGGGACAGCCTGATCCAAGTGAGTACCCGCTAATAGTCGACACATTTgtagaaaagcaaacagtttgAGTATAATTTCAGGGCTCTATCAGTGCGGAGTAAACAGTTCAGATCCATTAAGAGATTATACAACGGAGCTATTTCATCATGTTTATTGGTTTTTTATTTGAGCCACATTTTCGCTAACCAGACTTGTTTGTTGTGTCTCAGATAAAGCAGCAGCCGATGCCAACGCAGCGGCTTGGGCAGCCTACTATGCTCAGTACAGCCAGCAGCCGCAGGCTCCCATGACCCCGACCAGCGGAGCTCCAGGCACAACTCAGACCAACGGCCAAGGTAACAGCCCGTTTCCTAAGCAAAGTGCCTGATCTTCGTCTAGAAGAAGCAGAGAATCTGTTTAAAGActagagtagagcagagtagcCCACTAGCTTTACTTGAGTAGTATCCTGTGCTCATGGCTTACTGGGTTTTGGTTGACAGGAGACAAGTTGGTTTGGCTGTCTTTGCTTTTGcagagcacttttttttttttcttttctttttttttttttttttctcccccccttcccccctctACTTTTTCATATTAACCCAGGGACAGGATAGTTTTCCTTCCGCCATTCTTAGGCTGACAGCCCGACCCAGGCAGGTGGAGGACAAACTGCTGAGAATGACTTACTAATTACAAGTACCGTTTTTTTTAACAGGTGACCCACAGGCTGCAGGTCAGAGTGGACAGGCAGATTACTCCAAGGCCTGGGAGGAATATTACAAGAAAATGGGTATATGAACGTAGTTTCAGTGTACACATATTAACACAAGACAGTCTAAACAGCCACTGGGCATTGAATCGGCTTCTTTTTCAGGTCTGGGTATTTTTCAGTATTGCTGGCCTGCTGTGGAGCGTTTTTCAGTGTTTGCCTCCACTTGGTTTGACATTTGACGCCTGTGCTGTTTAGACTGCAACACTTTTGACTATTTACAGGACTGAGCTGTCGACACAGAACcacctttttttgtttatgagCTTAGAGTAGTTTATTTTCTAGACTATCTTAGGGCTTCAtccacactgatggcagagcaTTGCCACGTGCCATGAATGTGTTACTGCTACTGAATGTGGTTCAGTTTTTGTATCGTgcatacaaagaaaaaaatgtaggtTGAAATTTGTGAAgtataaatgtgatttttttcattttaacaccaGGATGTATTGACACatgtttcccttttctttttatagGTCAACAGAGTCAGCAACCTCAGGACTACACGAAAGCCTGGGAGGAGTATTATAAGAAACAAGGTGGGTACTCTTGTTAGTGAAATGAGCGCTTGGTTCATGGAACTAGCAGCGGTTAAGGGTGGCTGTGCTCCTCTCGCAGCCCTCTGCAGTAGAGCAGTTGCTCTCACAGCCGCCCGATAGAAAGACGGAAGGTTTCTGTCCCGCCACCCAGAGAGATCGGTGGCGGGTTCGTTCCCCTTCTTACAAACGTGTCGCTCACTGTTGTAGATGTTACAAAGATTTTAACTCCTGTTATCTGAATTTGTTCCATGTTAGAAATAAGATAAGTGGCAGTTAAGCCTCTgtaatcattactttatatgTTATGATTTATGTAAAGGTTCTGTTG includes:
- the fubp1 gene encoding far upstream element-binding protein 1 isoform X4, which codes for MADYSSVAPPSSNAGGGMNDAFKDALQRARQIAAKIGGDGVAAPPTNEFGYGGQKRPLEDAGGYFPMPNLNIDQPETKKVATNDAFSAMGGMGGPPRSASEEFKVPDGMVGFIIGRGGEQISRLQQESGCKIQIAPDSGGMPERSVTLTGPPESIQAAKRLLTEIVEKGRPAPAFHHNDGPGMTVQEIMVPASKAGLVIGKGGETIKSLQERAGVKMVMIQDGPQNTGADKPLRISGEPFKVQQAKEMVMELIRDQGFREQRGEYGSRVGGGGGDSLDVPVPRFAVGIVIGRNGEMIKKIQNDTGVRIQFKPDDGSTPDRIAQIMGPPDQAQHAAEIISDLLRSVQAGGPPGHGGGRGRGRGQGNWNMGPPGGLQEFTFTVPTMKTGLIIGKGGETIKGISQQSGARIELQRNPPPNADPNIKMFTVRGSPQQIDYARQLVEEKIGGPVTPMGGPHGPPGPHGGPGPHGPPGPPGPPGAPMGPYNPGPYNQGPPGPHGPPAPYQPQGWGNGYPHWQQGQPDPNKAAADANAAAWAAYYAQYSQQPQAPMTPTSGAPGTTQTNGQGDPQAAGQSGQADYSKAWEEYYKKMGQQSQQPQDYTKAWEEYYKKQDAPGQAAPQATAAAAAAASQPGGQPDYSAAWAEYYRQQAAYYGTANPQTMGAAPQASQGQ
- the fubp1 gene encoding far upstream element-binding protein 1 isoform X3, yielding MADYSSVAPPSSNAGGGMNDAFKDALQRARQIAAKIGGDGVAAPPTNEFGYGGQKRPLEDADQPETKKVATNDAFSAMGGMGGPPRSASEEFKVPDGMVGFIIGRGGEQISRLQQESGCKIQIAPDSGGMPERSVTLTGPPESIQAAKRLLTEIVEKGRPAPAFHHNDGPGMTVQEIMVPASKAGLVIGKGGETIKSLQERAGVKMVMIQDGPQNTGADKPLRISGEPFKVQQAKEMVMELIRDQGFREQRGEYGSRVGGGGGDSLDVPVPRFAVGIVIGRNGEMIKKIQNDTGVRIQFKPDDGSTPDRIAQIMGPPDQAQHAAEIISDLLRSVQAGGPPGHGGGRGRGRGQGNWNMGPPGGLQEFTFTVPTMKTGLIIGKGGETIKGISQQSGARIELQRNPPPNADPNIKMFTVRGSPQQIDYARQLVEEKIGGPVTPMGGPHGPPGPHGGPGPHGPPGPPGPPGAPMGPYNPGPYNQGPPGPHGPPAPYQPQGWGNGYPHWQQGQPDPNKAAADANAAAWAAYYAQYSQQPQAPMTPTSGAPGTTQTNGQGDPQAAGQSGQADYSKAWEEYYKKMGQQSQQPQDYTKAWEEYYKKQDAPGQAAPQATAAAAAAASQPGGQPDYSAAWAEYYRQQAAYYGTANPQTMGAAPQASQRHPRPCTLGSAAITQCWTMLQA
- the fubp1 gene encoding far upstream element-binding protein 1 isoform X2, with product MADYSSVAPPSSNAGGGMNDAFKDALQRARQIAAKIGGDGVAAPPTNEFGYGGQKRPLEDAGGYFPMPNLNIDQPETKKVATNDAFSAMGGMGGPPRSASEEFKVPDGMVGFIIGRGGEQISRLQQESGCKIQIAPDSGGMPERSVTLTGPPESIQAAKRLLTEIVEKGRPAPAFHHNDGPGMTVQEIMVPASKAGLVIGKGGETIKSLQERAGVKMVMIQDGPQNTGADKPLRISGEPFKVQQAKEMVMELIRDQGFREQRGEYGSRVGGGGGDSLDVPVPRFAVGIVIGRNGEMIKKIQNDTGVRIQFKPDDGSTPDRIAQIMGPPDQAQHAAEIISDLLRSVQAGGPPGHGGGRGRGRGQGNWNMGPPGGLQEFTFTVPTMKTGLIIGKGGETIKGISQQSGARIELQRNPPPNADPNIKMFTVRGSPQQIDYARQLVEEKIGGPVTPMGGPHGPPGPHGGPGPHGPPGPPGPPGAPMGPYNPGPYNQGPPGPHGPPAPYQPQGWGNGYPHWQQGQPDPNKAAADANAAAWAAYYAQYSQQPQAPMTPTSGAPGTTQTNGQGDPQAAGQSGQADYSKAWEEYYKKMGQQSQQPQDYTKAWEEYYKKQGQAAPQATAAAAAAASQPGGQPDYSAAWAEYYRQQAAYYGTANPQTMGAAPQASQRHPRPCTLGSAAITQCWTMLQA
- the fubp1 gene encoding far upstream element-binding protein 1 isoform X5, producing the protein MADYSSVAPPSSNAGGGMNDAFKDALQRARQIAAKIGGDGVAAPPTNEFGYGGQKRPLEDAGGYFPMPNLNIDQPETKKVATNDAFSAMGGMGGPPRSASEEFKVPDGMVGFIIGRGGEQISRLQQESGCKIQIAPDSGGMPERSVTLTGPPESIQAAKRLLTEIVEKGRPAPAFHHNDGPGMTVQEIMVPASKAGLVIGKGGETIKSLQERAGVKMVMIQDGPQNTGADKPLRISGEPFKVQQAKEMVMELIRDQGFREQRGEYGSRVGGGGGDSLDVPVPRFAVGIVIGRNGEMIKKIQNDTGVRIQFKPDDGSTPDRIAQIMGPPDQAQHAAEIISDLLRSVQAGGPPGHGGGRGRGRGQGNWNMGPPGGLQEFTFTVPTMKTGLIIGKGGETIKGISQQSGARIELQRNPPPNADPNIKMFTVRGSPQQIDYARQLVEEKIGGPVTPMGGPHGPPGPHGGPGPHGPPGPPGPPGAPMGPYNPGPYNQGPPGPHGPPAPYQPQGWGNGYPHWQQGQPDPNKAAADANAAAWAAYYAQYSQQPQAPMTPTSGAPGTTQTNGQGQQSQQPQDYTKAWEEYYKKQDAPGQAAPQATAAAAAAASQPGGQPDYSAAWAEYYRQQAAYYGTANPQTMGAAPQASQRHPRPCTLGSAAITQCWTMLQA
- the fubp1 gene encoding far upstream element-binding protein 1 isoform X7 gives rise to the protein MADYSSVAPPSSNAGGGMNDAFKDALQRARQIAAKIGGDGVAAPPTNEFGYGGQKRPLEDADQPETKKVATNDAFSAMGGMGGPPRSASEEFKVPDGMVGFIIGRGGEQISRLQQESGCKIQIAPDSGGMPERSVTLTGPPESIQAAKRLLTEIVEKGRPAPAFHHNDGPGMTVQEIMVPASKAGLVIGKGGETIKSLQERAGVKMVMIQDGPQNTGADKPLRISGEPFKVQQAKEMVMELIRDQGFREQRGEYGSRVGGGGGDSLDVPVPRFAVGIVIGRNGEMIKKIQNDTGVRIQFKPDDGSTPDRIAQIMGPPDQAQHAAEIISDLLRSVQAGGPPGHGGGRGRGRGQGNWNMGPPGGLQEFTFTVPTMKTGLIIGKGGETIKGISQQSGARIELQRNPPPNADPNIKMFTVRGSPQQIDYARQLVEEKIGGPVTPMGGPHGPPGPHGGPGPHGPPGPPGPPGAPMGPYNPGPYNQGPPGPHGPPAPYQPQGWGNGYPHWQQGQPDPNKAAADANAAAWAAYYAQYSQQPQAPMTPTSGAPGTTQTNGQGQQSQQPQDYTKAWEEYYKKQGQAAPQATAAAAAAASQPGGQPDYSAAWAEYYRQQAAYYGTANPQTMGAAPQASQRHPRPCTLGSAAITQCWTMLQA
- the fubp1 gene encoding far upstream element-binding protein 1 isoform X1, translated to MADYSSVAPPSSNAGGGMNDAFKDALQRARQIAAKIGGDGVAAPPTNEFGYGGQKRPLEDAGGYFPMPNLNIDQPETKKVATNDAFSAMGGMGGPPRSASEEFKVPDGMVGFIIGRGGEQISRLQQESGCKIQIAPDSGGMPERSVTLTGPPESIQAAKRLLTEIVEKGRPAPAFHHNDGPGMTVQEIMVPASKAGLVIGKGGETIKSLQERAGVKMVMIQDGPQNTGADKPLRISGEPFKVQQAKEMVMELIRDQGFREQRGEYGSRVGGGGGDSLDVPVPRFAVGIVIGRNGEMIKKIQNDTGVRIQFKPDDGSTPDRIAQIMGPPDQAQHAAEIISDLLRSVQAGGPPGHGGGRGRGRGQGNWNMGPPGGLQEFTFTVPTMKTGLIIGKGGETIKGISQQSGARIELQRNPPPNADPNIKMFTVRGSPQQIDYARQLVEEKIGGPVTPMGGPHGPPGPHGGPGPHGPPGPPGPPGAPMGPYNPGPYNQGPPGPHGPPAPYQPQGWGNGYPHWQQGQPDPNKAAADANAAAWAAYYAQYSQQPQAPMTPTSGAPGTTQTNGQGDPQAAGQSGQADYSKAWEEYYKKMGQQSQQPQDYTKAWEEYYKKQDAPGQAAPQATAAAAAAASQPGGQPDYSAAWAEYYRQQAAYYGTANPQTMGAAPQASQRHPRPCTLGSAAITQCWTMLQA
- the fubp1 gene encoding far upstream element-binding protein 1 isoform X6, which codes for MADYSSVAPPSSNAGGGMNDAFKDALQRARQIAAKIGGDGVAAPPTNEFGYGGQKRPLEDAGGYFPMPNLNIDQPETKKVATNDAFSAMGGMGGPPRSASEEFKVPDGMVGFIIGRGGEQISRLQQESGCKIQIAPDSGGMPERSVTLTGPPESIQAAKRLLTEIVEKGRPAPAFHHNDGPGMTVQEIMVPASKAGLVIGKGGETIKSLQERAGVKMVMIQDGPQNTGADKPLRISGEPFKVQQAKEMVMELIRDQGFREQRGEYGSRVGGGGGDSLDVPVPRFAVGIVIGRNGEMIKKIQNDTGVRIQFKPDDGSTPDRIAQIMGPPDQAQHAAEIISDLLRSVQAGGPPGHGGGRGRGRGQGNWNMGPPGGLQEFTFTVPTMKTGLIIGKGGETIKGISQQSGARIELQRNPPPNADPNIKMFTVRGSPQQIDYARQLVEEKIGGPVTPMGGPHGPPGPHGGPGPHGPPGPPGPPGAPMGPYNPGPYNQGPPGPHGPPAPYQPQGWGNGYPHWQQGQPDPNKAAADANAAAWAAYYAQYSQQPQAPMTPTSGAPGTTQTNGQGQQSQQPQDYTKAWEEYYKKQGQAAPQATAAAAAAASQPGGQPDYSAAWAEYYRQQAAYYGTANPQTMGAAPQASQRHPRPCTLGSAAITQCWTMLQA